A DNA window from Lagenorhynchus albirostris chromosome 5, mLagAlb1.1, whole genome shotgun sequence contains the following coding sequences:
- the EIF2B5 gene encoding translation initiation factor eIF-2B subunit epsilon codes for MAASVVALPGVVAGRPNKRSGSGPAGGGSGGGGGGAARGAEEEQPPPLQAVLVADSFNRRFFPISKDQPRVLLPLANVALIDYTLEFLTATGVQETFVFCCWKAAQIKEHLLKSKWCRPTSLNVVRIITSELYRSLGDILRDVDAKALVRSDFLLVYGDVISNINITRALEEHRLRRKLEKNVSVMTMIFKESSPSHPTRCHEDNVVVAVDSATNRVLHFQKTQGLRRFSFPLSLFQGSGDGVEIRYDLLDCHISICSPQVAQLFTDNFDYQTRDDFVRGLLVNEEILGNQIHMHVTTKEYGARVSNLHMYAAICADVIRRWVYPLTPEANFTDSTTQSCTHSRHNIYRGPEVSLGHGSILEENVLLGSGTVIGSNCSITNSVIGPGCHIGDNVVLDEAFLWQGVRVAAGAQIRQSVLCDNAEVKEKVILKPRCVLTSQVVVGPDITLPEGSVISLHPPDAEDDEDDGQFSDDSGADQEKEKVKLKGYNPAEVGVAGQGYLWKTADMNMEEEEELRQNLWGLKINMEEESETESERSMDSEELDSRAGSPQMDDIKVFQNEVLGTLQRGKEENISCDNLVLEINSLKYAYNISLKEVMQVLSHVVLEFPLQHMDSPLDPNRYCALLIPLLKTWSPVFRNYIKRAADHLEALAAIEDFFLEHEALSTSMAKVLMAFYQLEILAEETVLSWFSQRDTTDKGRQLRKNQQLQRFIQWLKEAEEESSEDD; via the exons ATGGCGGCCTCTGTGGTGGCGCTGCCTGGTGTGGTGGCCGGTCGGCCCAACAAGCGCAGCGGCAGCGGGCCGGCAGGCggtggcagcggcggcggcggcggtggagCAGCCAGAGGGGCGGAGGAGGAACAGCCGCCGCCCCTACAAGCAGTTCTGGTGGCCGACAGCTTCAACCGCCGCTTCTTCCCCATCTCCAAGGACCAGCCTCGG GTCCTCTTGCCCCTGGCCAATGTGGCGCTAATTGACTACACTCTGGAATTTCTGACTGCCACAGGTGTACAGGAAACCTTTGTCTTTTGTTGCTGGAAGGCTGCCCAAATCAAGGAACATTTATT GAAATCCAAGTGGTGCCGCCCTACATCCCTCAACGTGGTTCGAATAATTACATCAGAGCTATATAGATCACTGGGGGATATTCTCCGTGATGTTGATGCTAAGGCCTTGGTGCGCTCTGACTTCCTTCTGGTGTATGGGGATGTCATCTCAAACATCAATATTACCAGAGCCCTGGAAGAACACAG GTTAAGGCggaagctggaaaaaaatgtgtctgTGATGACGATGATCTTCAAGGAGTCATCCCCCAGCCACCCAACTCGTTGCCATGAGGACAATGTGGTAGTGGCTGTGGATAGTGCCACAAACCGGGTGCTCCATTTCCAGAAGACCCAAGGCCTCCGacgtttttcttttcctctg AGCTTGTTCCAGGGCAGTGGAGATGGAGTGGAGATTCGCTATGATTTACTTGATTGTCATATCAGCATCTGCTCTCCTCAG GTGGCTCAACTCTTTACAGACAACTTCGACTACCAAACTCGAGATGACTTTGTGCGAGGCCTGTTAGTAAATGAGGAG ATCTTAGGAAACCAGATCCACATGCATGTGACAACTAAGGAATATGGTGCCCGGGTCTCCAACCTACACATGTATGCTGCTATCTGCGCTGATGTCATCCGCCGATGGGTCTACCCTCTCACCCCAGAGGCGAACTTCACTGACAGCACAACCCAAAGCTGCACTCACTCCCGACACAACATCTACCGAGGGCCTGAGGTCAGCCTGGGTCATGGCAGCATACTGGAGGAAAATGTGCTCCTGGGCTCTGGCACTGTCATTGGCAGCAATTGCTCCATCACCAACAGTGTCATTGGCCCCGGCTGTCACATTG GTGATAATGTGGTGCTGGACGAGGCCTTCCTATGGCAGGGCGTCCGAGTGGCTGCTGGAGCACAGATCCGTCAGTCTGTGCTCTGTGACAATGCTGAGGTCAAGGAAAAAGTTATCCTGAAGCCACGCTGTGTCCTCACTTCCCAG GTGGTGGTAGGCCCAGATATCACGCTGCCTGAGGGCTCGGTGATCTCTTTGCACCCTCCCGATGCAGAAGATGATGAGGATGATGGTCAGTTCAGTGATGATTCTGGGGCTgaccaagaaaaggagaaagtgaaGCTGAAAG GTTACAATCCAGCAGAAGTCGGAGTTGCAGGCCAGGGCTACCTCTGGAAAACAGCAGACATGAacatggaggaagaggaggaactaCGGCAGAATCTGTGGG GACTCAAAATCAACATGGAAGAAGAGAGCGAAACTGAAAGTGAGCGAAGTATGGATTCTGAAGAGCTAGATAGCCGGGCAGGCTCCCCACAGATGGATGACATCAAAG TGTTCCAGAATGAAGTCCTGGGAACTCTACAGCGGGGCAAGGAGGAGAACATTTCTTGTGACAATCTAGTCCTAGAGATCAACTCTCTCAA GTACGCCTACAACATAAGCCTGAAGGAGGTGATGCAGGTGCtgagccatgtggtcctggagtTCCCCCTGCAACACATGGATTCCCCACTTGACCCAAACCGCTACTGTGCCCTGCTGATTCCC TTGCTCAAGACCTGGAGCCCTGTTTTTAGGAACTACATAAAGCGTGCAGCTGATCATTTGGAAGCATTGGCAGCCATTGAGGACTTCTTCCTGGAGCATGAAGCCCTTAGTACTTCCATGGCCAAG GTACTGATGGCTTTCTACCAGCTGGAGATCCTGGCTGAGGAAACAGTCCTGAGCTGGTTCAGCCAAAGGGATACAACTGACAAGGGCCGGCAGTTGCGCAAGAACCAGCAG CTGCAGAGGTTCATCCAGTGGCtaaaagaggcagaagaggagTCATCTGAAGATGACTGA